From Hoeflea sp. 108:
GATGGTGCCTTCGAACAGATACGGATGCTGCGAGACATAAGCGATCGACTGGCGCAGCGACCGCTTGGTGACGGTTGCGATGTCCTGGCCGTCGATGACGATACGGCCGCCGTCGAGATCGTAGAAGCGCTGCATCAGCGCGATCAGTGTCGACTTGCCGGCGCCCGAAGCACCGACGATGGCGGTGGTCTTGCCGCCAGCTGCGGTGAAGCTCAGGTCCCTGAGCACGGGCACGTCGTCGCCATAGCCGAAGGAGACGTTGTCGAAGCGGATTTCGCCCTTGCGCACGCTAATCTCCCTGGCATCGGGAGCATCTTCCTGACGCGGTTCCGTGTCGAGGATCTCGTAGAGCATGCGGGCGTTGACGAGCGCGCTTTCGAGACCGACCTGCGTGCGGGCGAGGCGTCGCGCCGGATCATAGGCGAGGATGAGCGACGTGATGAAAGAGATGACTGCGCCGGGTGGCTGCTGGTCGAAGACGGAACGATAACCGGCATAGCCGATGACAGCGGCGATGACGAAGCCTGCGAGCACATCCGAGATCGGCGACAGGCGCTCGGAGACGCGGGCGATCTTGTTTGAACGTGCCTCGACATCGCTGACCAGATGACTCATGCGTTTGGCGAGTTGGTCCTCCATCGTGAAGGCCTTGACGATCGCCATGCCCTGGACCGCCTCCTGCATCGAACCGAACAGACGTGCACCGACCAGGATTGCCTCGCGATTGAGGCGGCGCAGCCGGCGCACGAGGTAGTCGACAGCAAAGACCAGCGGCGGCCCGATCAGGAATGCGAGCAGCGACAGCATCGGATCCTGGTAGATCATGACGCCGACCAGCGCGACGAGCGATACCGCATCACGCGCGATCGACGTGACCAGGATGTTGAGAAGGTCACGAACGCCACTGACGTTCTGGTTGACCTGGGCGATCAACTGAGCCGAGCGCTGCGACGAGAAAAAGTCCATGCCGAGGTTCATGAGATGATCGAACACGCGGCGCTGGTAGCGGGCGATAAGGTTGTTGCCGACCTTGGCAAGTGTGACGGCCTGTCCGTAGGTGGCGATGCCACGCAGGCCGAAGGCGGCGATGATCGACAGGCAGATCGGCAGGATCAGGTCGGCACGACGCTCATAGAATATCTGGTTGACGACATCACGCATGATCCAGGCCGTAAAGGCCGTGGTGCCTGCGATAGTGAGCAGGAAGACAGCGGCCAGCGTGTAGTGCCTGGCGTAGTCGCGGCCATTTTCGGCGGCGACGCGCTTGATGACGCCGACGATCTCGCTCTGCGCGGCCTTGGGCGTCTGGTTTTGGTCGATGGTCAAACAGGTGGTCCGGTTCGGTGGGGCAAAAACTGCGCCCCTCATAAAGCATGAAGACCGAGGGGGAAACCGCCTTTTGGTCACTCACCTCGCGGTTGCGCCGTCACTGGCGGCCTGCACAGGTTGAGATTCTGGCTGTGCGCAGTTATGTTTTGGGCTGCCCCTGCCAGGCTTCAAAGTTCTTTCTTGCGAAAAAGCGATCCCATTTCATGGCAGATGCCTCCCTCCCTTCGAGCCGGCCAATTGTTTCCGTCTCAGGAAACAGCTTGATCGTCATCGTCGGATTTCTCTGCTTGATGCAAGCCGTCGTGCTGAGTTTCATTCGCGGCGGCACCAGCTATGACGGTGCCGAGCAGTTGCTCTACACCCAGAGCTTCGAATGGGGCTATGGCCGGTCGCAGCCGCCGCTCTACACCTGGATGCTGATCGCCGTGCAGCAACTGTTCGGCGTCACGCAGTTCTCGGAAAACCTGCTGAAGTTCGCCTCTCTCTTCGCCTTTGTCTTCCTGATGTGGCGGATCGGGCTCAAGCTCGGGCTCAGGCCTCCGGCGGCGGTCACCCTCGCCGTGTCGCCGTTCCTGATCGTCGAGATCGCCTGGGAAGTACAGCGGAATTATTCCCACACCGTCCTGCTGCTCGCACTCACTGCGGCCTTCGCGCTTGCCTATCTCCACACGCTCTCTGCCCGGAGCATGCGCGGCTATGTCGTCCTCGGGGTCATTTTCGGGCTGATGCTGCTCACGAAATACAACGCCGCGCTGTTCGTCCTGGCGCTTGTCGTGGCGGATCTCGCGGTGATGCGGCGCGAAGGTGTTTTCTGGACGGCCAAAGCGCTGTTGATCCCGGTTATCGCCGGAGGGCTCGTCGTCCCCCATGCCATCTGGGCCCTCGATCATCTTGATCACGTCCTGGCGCAGCAGGGGCGGTTTCGAATGGTAGCGGATGATCGGGCGGGGGCTCTCGTCAGCGGGCTGCTGGCCTATTTCCTTGCTTGCATCAGCATCCTGGGGCTTCCCCTGCTCATGATGCTGCCGCATCGCGGTTGGACCGCGATCGCGGCGAACTGCCGTGGGCGCAAGCAGGCTTTTGCACTCTGGACCCTTCTGTCCAGCGCCTTTGGACTGATCCTTGTGTTGGTTTCAGGGGCAACAAACGTCAATATCCGCTGGATGCTGCCGCTGGCGATCGCCGCGCTTCCGGTGCTGTGCGGTCTTGTGGCCGATGCCGATCCGCGCGCCAACAGGCATATCCGGACGCTCGCAATTGTGATGGCCCTGATTGCAACGCCGGGCCAGTGGATCGAAAGTCTGCGTGACGCGCGCAAGAACTACAATTACGACGAGCTTCTGCAGACGGCGGTCCAGTCGACTGGCGCGACCGAATTCCTGATCAACGACTATGCCATCCTGGCCAATCTCAGGCTCTACGACAGCGATGCCAGGATCGTTCACCAGATCATGCCGGCGGCGGGCTCGATGCCGCTGACAAATCCGGCAATGCTGTGGACCGGCGACGACGACGCGGAGCAGATGCTGCTTTTCGCGCGCGGGTTGGGCGCTTGTCCGGCCGAGCCTTCACCCCATACCTACATGATGCGCGCCGATCGCGGACAGGATCCGTTGCTCGTTCACTATCAGGATCTGAAAACCGACTGCGAACCTGCTGGCTAAGGCGCGGGCAGCGCCGGCGCTACACCCGCCAGCGGCGGTCGCCGGTTTCGATGCCGAAGAGATCGGGCGTTCGCGCATAAGCGGCAAGGCCCGCAAGGGCGGCGAGCGGGTGGGTGATGACATAGACCGGCATCGACGCCATCAGCTCGCGATGCGGCGCCTTGTCTTCGAAGGCTTCACGGAAATTGCCCTTCTTCAGCGCTGGCACGATCTTCTGGGCGATGCCGCCGGTGAGGAAGACGCCGCCCTTGCTTTTGAACACCAACGCCAGGTCGCCGGCGGTCCGGCCGAGGCAGGTGACGAACAACTCGAGCGCTTCGACCGCGATCGGGTCAGTGCCGGCCAGTGCGGCGGCCGTGACCTGCGCCGGATGGGTGAGCGTTGGCGTCTCGCCGTCGGCCAGGGCGACGGCGCGGTAGGTGTTGACCAGTCCGCGGCCGCAGAGGATTTGCTCGCCAGAGATGCGGCCTTCGAGCTTTTCGATATGCGGAAACACCTCGAAGTCGCGCGACGAGCGCGGACCGATGTCCATATGGCCGCCTTCGCCGGGAACCGGAATCCAGCGCCCGAGCGCATGGATCAGGCCAGCAACGCCGAGGCCGGTGCCGGGGCCGAGCACGACGCGGCCGGCACCCTGTTCGGGTTCGCCGCCACCGATCTTTTCCATGTGTTCGTCGCCGAGCGCCACGACGGCCAGCGCCTGTGCCTCGAAGTCGTTGAGAACAAGGATGTCGGAAAGACCTATGGTCGAAAACATCTGCCGGGGTCGCACCACCCAAGGGCAGTTGGTGAGCGCGATCTCCTCGCCCTCGACCGGGCCGGCCACCGCAAGCACGGCCGAACGTGGACGGATGGGCGAGCCGTCGAGCACGGCGAGGATGGCGTCGTCGATGGAGGCATAGCTGGCGGTCTGGACGATGCGCGGCTCGCCGGCTTCCTTGTCGGCGCTCTCGACGATGGCGAAGCGGGCATTGGTGCCGCCGATGTCGCCAATCAGGATCGGGAAGGGGAGCGCCTGTGCCTGTTGGCCCTGATGTGACATGCCCGGTTTCGTCCCCAGAATGCTCGCGACGGCGTTTAGCCGTTCTCTTGGTTTTCCAGCATGATCTCGGCGGTCGACCGGTTCAACGCCATGGGAATGTCGTAGACGATGGCGAGCCGCGTCAATGCCTTCACATCGACGTCATGCGGCATCGGCGTCAGCGGATCAACGAAGAAAATCAAGGCATCGATCTGGCCTTCGCTGATCAGCGCGCCGATTTGTTGGTCGCCGCCGAGCGGGCCACTCTTGAGCGGCGTCAGGTTGAGCTCCGGGCAGCTTGCCAGAATGCGCTGGCCGGTCGTGCCGGTGGCGACGATGTGACAGGTTTTCAGGAACTCCTGATGATCCCCGGCGAAGGCGACCATGTCGTCTTTCTTCTGGTCGTGGGCGATCAATGCGAGACGCAATGCGGGTGTCACAGGGCTTGCTGCCGTCACTATCTAAATCGTTTGAAATCAATAGACCGATTTCCGGCGATTTGGAAGCGCCGCAGCAAACCCTCCACGCCCCTCACTTGTTGGCCGGACGCGGGCGCGGCAGCGGAATGTCGGCTGGCGGACGCGGTGCGAACGCATTGGCCGATGCCGGCGTGCCGGGATCGGTGATGACAGGCGTTTCGGCCACCGCTGGTGCTGCCGGGGCGGGCGTCGCCGCATATTCGCTGCCGCCAGGGCCGTGGTAGGTGACGGCAGCCTCATTGACCGGCGAGGGCGCGTTCAACACCGCGCGGCATTCTTTTGGCATGCTCGCCATCGTCATGATGTCACGCGCCTTGGGCTTGGCCGGGCCGGTGGCAGGGCGCCACGGCTCCTCGGTGAACCACCAGGCGAGCGACTTGTCGCAGCCATCGCCGCGCGGCGTCGGATCCTGCTCCTTGCAACCGACAGACCCGGCCTGGCAGCCGATGCGGACATGGAAATGATAGTCGTGGCCCCAGAACGGCCGGACCTTGCGCAGCCACGAGCGGTCGCCGGTGACGGTATCGCAGAGCTTCTTCTTGATGCCCGGATTGACCAGGATGCGCTCGACCTCGGGGTAGCTCGCGGCGCGCTCGAGCAGGCGCGTATGAGCAGGCGTCCAGCGCTTGTCGATGACCAGATGGGTCTTTTCGTTGACCATCGACACCGCGCTCATGTTCTCGCGCTCGGTTGGCGACAGCCTGCGGTCGGGCATCGGCGTCAGCCAGATGTCGGCGTCCAGGCCGATCTGGTGCGAAGCGTGGCCTGACAGCATCGGGCCGCCGCGCGGCTGCGAGATGTCGCCGACCAGCAGGCCAGGCCAGCCGTCCTGGGTGGCGTCGCGGGACAGCTTTTCGATCAGCGCGATCATCTTGGGATGGCCCCAGCGGCGGTTGCGCGACAGCCGCATCGCCTGCCAGGTCGGCCCGTCGGTGGCAATCGCCACGCCGCCGGAGAAGCAGCCCTTGGAGTAGAAGCCGTAGGAATGGGGCGCAGTCGCCGCCGGCAGCTTTTTCCCGCCAAACAGGTCCTTGGCGAGTTCAGATGCGCTGGCCGCCTGCATGTCGAGCCCGACCAGGCCGAGCGTCGCCACGGCCATCGCCAACCGCGCCACCTTGCCCGGAAATCCGCTGAAAAATGCTGTCATGGGGTCCAATCCTCTCCGAAGACCTTGCGCTGCCGTGGTTACCGAAAGGTAAAATGCGGGCAGGTCGCCCCGATCAAATGTCCGCTCCCATACGGCTATTGCTGCCGCATCGGACTGCGCTTGTCGCCGTCGCCTTCGCCGCGCCAGCTGCCTTCGGCCCACATGCGATCGAAGGCGGCGCGATAGTTCGGGTAGCGGAAATCATAGCCGGTGGCCCGGATCTCGGTGTTGGCGACACGCTTGTTCTCGCCATAGAAGGACCGCGCCATGGGCGAAAGTTGGGCAGTCTCGAAGGGAATTTCGGGTGGAGCCTCGACGCCCATCAGCTTGGCGGCATAGGCGACGACATCCTGCGGCGGTGCCGGCTCGTTGTCGGTGACGTTGAAGACGCCGCCGCGGTCGGCCTCGATCAGATGCCACAAGGCGCCCGCTATGTCGTCGACATGGATGCGGTTGAACACCTGGTCTTGCTTGACCAACCGCTTGGCGGTGCCGTTTTCGAGATTGACGAAGGCATTGCGGCCAGGGCCGTAGATACCGGACAGGCGCAGGATCGCCACCGGTCGGCCGGCTTTCTCGCCGAGGTCGTGCCACTGGTTTTCGGCCTCGAGGCGTGCCTGCGAACGTCCCGACTTGGGATGGCAGGCGGCGGCCTCGTCGATCCACTTGCCGCCATAGTCGCCATAGACGCCGACGGTCGAGAGGTAGCCGATCCAGCGCAGGCGCGGCATGTGGTGGAGGATAGTGTCAAGGGCGACGTCGAGCACCGGGTCGCCGGCATCGCCAGGCGCGGCTGAGATGACCAGTTGGGTGGTCTCCGCGAGTTTCGCGCGGATTTCCGGCGTCAGCTTGCCGTCGAACAGCAGCGGCTCGATGCCGGCGGCTTCGAGCGCTGCGAATTTGTCGGGCGAGCGCGTCGTGCCCGATATGGCAACGTCGGCGGGTGCCTGCCTGGCAAACGCCTTGCCGGAATAGCCGGCGCCGAAGATGAAGACTTTTTGTTCGCTCATGCCTGTGCCCCCGTGCCTGCCTGCCCTGCCAGCGCCGCCCGCCATTCGGCGACGACGTCGGTCTCGGTTTCGGACTTCAGCGCCTGTTGCGCAAGAGCGGAAAACGCCGCTCCCGGGTCGAGCCGCGAAAGCGCCCATATGGCGGCCCCACGGACCAGCGGCGAAGCATCGGTGAGCAGCGCCCGGCATGGCCCCGCGAGGCTGGCGTCTGCGGAGTTGCCGGCCGCGATCAGCACGTTGCGCACGAAGCGGTCGCGGCCGACGCGCTTGACCGGCGAGCCGGAGAACAGGGCGCGGAAGCCGGCATCATCAAGCGCCAGCAGTTCGGCAAGACGCGGCTCGCGCAGGTCGTCGCGGGCCGCAAGTTTCGCTTCCGAAGCGGCCTGGGCGAATTTGTTCCATGGGCAGGCGGCAAGGCAGTCGTCGCAGCCATAGATGCGGTTGCCGATCTTCTCGCGGAATTCGGCCGGGATCGGCCCCTTGTTCTCGATGGTCAGGTAGGAGATGCAGCGCCGGGCGTCGATCCGGTAGGGCGCCGGGAAAGCATCGGTCGGGCAGGCATCGAGGCAGGCCCGGCATGAGCCGCAATGGTCGCCCTCTGCATCGTCGGATTCGAGTTCGGCTGTCGTGAAGATGGTGCCGAGGAACAGCCAGGAGCCGAACTCGCGGCTGACGAGATTGGTGTGCTTGCCCTGCCAGCCGAGCCCTGCGGCTTCCGCCAGCGGCTTTTCCATGACCGGTGCGGTGTCGACGAACACCTTCACGTCGCCTCCAGCGCGGGACACGATCTTGCCGGCGATTTCCTTGAGTCGACCCTTGATGACGTCGTGGTAGTCGCGGTTGCGGGCATAGACCGAGATCGCGCCGCGGTCGGCCATGGCCTGCAGGGCGCGCGGATCGCCGTCGGGGCCGTAGTTCATCGCCAAGACGACGATGGAGCGCACCTCGGGCCACAGCACTGACGGGGCGGCGCGGCGTTCGAGCGTCTCTTCCATCCATGCCATCGAGCCATGCAGGCCTTCACTGACGAACTGGGCGAGGCGCGCAGGGGCGAGCGGGATGGCGTCGGGCCGCGTGACGGCCACGGCGGCAAAGCCGGCGCGGGTGGCTTCGCGCTCGATCAGCTGGCGCAGGGCCTTGTCAGAAGTCGAGGTCCGCATAGTGCGATGCCGGTGTCAGCCCGCGTACCCGGTCGGAGAGGAGCGGCCGGAAGGATGGTCGCGATTTGACACGCGTGTACCATTCGCGCGCCGAGGAATATTCGCGCCAGTCGATCTCGCCCAGATAGTCGAGCACCGAAAGCGATGCGGCGGCGGCAAGATCGGCATAGGTGATGCGCGGGCCGGCGAGCCAGTGGCGCGTGCCAGCCAGCCAGTTGGTGTACTTCATGTGCTGGCGGATGTTGGCGCGGGCGGCGCGGATGGCGCCCGAATCGGGCGAACCGCCGCCGGCAGCCTCGGGCATATGCGGCTTCAGCACGCGCTCGCGCACGAGATGGCGCGTCACTTCGCTCTCGGTCTTGGTGAGATACCAGTCGGTGAGGCGGCGGATCTCGGCGCGCTCCATCGGGTCCTCGGCGAAGAGCCGGCGCTCGCGCTTCAGCACGCCGCGCGTCTCGTCGATATATTCGGAAATGATCATCGCGCCGACGATCGGCACGTCGCCTTCGGCAAGCAGCACCGGCAGCGTCCCGGCGGGATTGAGCGACAGGAATTCCCGGCGGCGTGTCCAGGGCTTCTCCTCGATCAGCGCCAGCTCCTCGCCATACTCGCCAAAGGCGAGGCGGATGAAGCGGCACGTCGCAAACATCGGGTGGTGGAAAAGCGTCAGCATGGTCCTGCGGAATTTCGTGATCGACGGTGCTCTGGCGAATCGCCTGCCGCGCCGCTAGAGCTTTTGGGCCCGGTGCGCCGGGCTCACGGGCGCCCCGACCTATAGGGGGAGTCCTGCCCTATGACAAGCAATCGCGAATGAACGATCTCGCGGGGATGCAATGGATAGCCAGATAATCGACGCACTGCTTCTCGGACTGCTCGAGGGCCTCACCGAATTCATCCCGGTTTCGTCAACCGGTCATATACTGCTGGCCGGGCACTTCCTCGGCTTTGAATCCACTGGCAAGACTTTCGAAATCCTGATCCAGCTCGGCGCTATCCTTGCCATCCTGTCGGTTTATTCGGCGCGGCTGTGGCGCATGCTGATCGACCTGCCCCGCGACCCTGGGACGCAGCGTTTCGTAGCCGGCATCCTCATCGCCTTCCTGCCTGCAGCGGTGATCGGGGCGTTGGCGCACGACTTCATCAAGACCGTGCTGTTCGAATCGCCGCGCCTGATCTGCACCATGCTGATCCTCGGCGGCATCGTGCTTTTGTTCGTCGACAAGCTTGACCTCAAGCCGAGATACGGCGACGTCACCAAGTTCCCGTTGTCGGTCTATCTCAAGATCGGCTTGTTCCAGTGCCTGGCGATGATCCCCGGCACCTCGCGTTCGGGCGCCACCATCGTCGGTTCGCTGCTGATGGGCGTCGAAAAGCGCGCTGCTGCCGAGTTCTCGTTCTTCCTCGCCATGCCGACCATGGCCGGTGCCTTCGCCTACGACCTCTACAAGAACCGCGGCATCCTGTCGGCGTCCGACCTTCCGATCATCGGCATCGGTTTCATCGCCGCCTTCATCACCGCGCTGTTCGTCGTCCGCCACCTGCTCGACTACGTGTCGCGCAATGGCTACGCGCTGTTCGGCTGGTGGCGCCTGCTGATCGGCGGCGTGGGATTGATTGCGCTGATGGTCTGGGGCTGACTTTTTCCTTTCCCACCAGGGGAGAAGGGAAAGAGGCGCGCTTATCCCAGGCCCATCAGTCCCCTTCGCGAAAGGTCGAGTGCCAGCACGGTGATGGCGATCTTGAACCATTTGCGGAAGCTTTCCTCCGGCATGCGCTCGAGCAGCCTTGTGCCGTAGACGGTGCCGAGGAAGCCGGAGACGATCATCGCCGCGATCAGCGGCATCCATTCGGCGAAGGCGAAGCCGGCAAGCCCGAAAACCACGATCTTGAGCCCGTGCTGGGCCACCATGCCGGCGGCATGGGTGGCGACCAGTGCCTTGCGATCATTGGCGAAGAACTGCGCGAACAGCACCGACACCAGCGGCCCTGTGGCGCCGACCAGCATGCCGAGCAGCGCGACCACCACGCTCGCGACCGCCAGCCCGGCGCGCGTCAGCTTTTCGATGCCGGGGATCTTGGTCCAGGTGATCGCGATGACGAAGGCGCCGAGCACCAGCTTGAGCAGCGCGTCGGGCAACTGGATCACGACGAAGGCGCCGATGATGGCGCCCACCACCGAGCCGGCAATGAAGGGAGCGGCGACGTCCATGCGCACATTGGCGCGCTGGTGCCAGGCGCGGCCGGTGTTGGAGCCAAGTTGCACCGCGCCATGGACGGGGATGAGAGCCGCGACCGGCACGAACAGGCCCATCAGCGTCAGCATGGCGATGCCGCCGCCGACGCCGAAAGCGGCCGTCAGCGCCGAGGTGAAGGCGCTGGCAATGACGAGCAGGACCGCGATGACAGGATCGAGGCCTTCAGGCAGGAGGGCGGCGAGGGCCTGCATCAGGCCCCGGCCTGCGCTCAGGCCTCGGTTCTGCGGGTGAACTGGCCGGCGGAGCGGTAGCGCCAGAGGTAGCTCGGCAGGATCGACGCCGTGGTCTTGGGTGCGATGCCGACAGCCGCGATGGTGCGGCCTTCTTCCTGGGCGGCCTTCGACACGACGTTGTCGGAGCGCAGCAGTAGCACCTGATCCTTGGTCAGGAGCGGGTTGGGCAGCATGCCGAGCACCGAGGCCTGCATGTTTGCGACCCACCACGGCACGGCCACCAGGCCGCGCTTGCGGTCGACGACCTCAAGGATCTCCTCCATGCACTCACGGAAGCTCAGCACCTGCGGGCCGCCGATCTCATAGATGGTGCCGCCCTTGACCTTGCCGTCGACGGCGCGCGCCACCGCTTCGGCGACGTCGCCGACATAGATCGGCTGGAAGCGCGTCTCGCCACCACCGATCAGCGGCAGGAAAGGCGAGAAACGGGCCATGTTGGCGAAGCGATTGAAGAAGCCGTCCTCGGGACCGAAGACGATGGACGGGCGATAGATAACGGCGTCGGGCAGGGTATCCTGCACGGCCCTTTCGCCGCGGGCCTTGGTCTGGGCGTAGAGCGAAGCCGACTTTTCGTCGGCGCCGAGCGCGGAAACATGGGTCAGCGTCGCACCCGCTGCGCGGGCAGCCTCGGCAACGGCGCGGGCACCGAACTCCTGCACCGTCGAGAAGCGCTGGCGGCCGCTCTCGTGCAGGATGCCGACCAGGTTGACGACATGGGATGCGCCCTGGACGGCGCGGTCGACCGACCAGCGTACGCGCAGATTGGCCTGCACCGGTTGGATC
This genomic window contains:
- a CDS encoding glycosyltransferase family 39 protein, producing the protein MKTEGETAFWSLTSRLRRHWRPAQVEILAVRSYVLGCPCQASKFFLAKKRSHFMADASLPSSRPIVSVSGNSLIVIVGFLCLMQAVVLSFIRGGTSYDGAEQLLYTQSFEWGYGRSQPPLYTWMLIAVQQLFGVTQFSENLLKFASLFAFVFLMWRIGLKLGLRPPAAVTLAVSPFLIVEIAWEVQRNYSHTVLLLALTAAFALAYLHTLSARSMRGYVVLGVIFGLMLLTKYNAALFVLALVVADLAVMRREGVFWTAKALLIPVIAGGLVVPHAIWALDHLDHVLAQQGRFRMVADDRAGALVSGLLAYFLACISILGLPLLMMLPHRGWTAIAANCRGRKQAFALWTLLSSAFGLILVLVSGATNVNIRWMLPLAIAALPVLCGLVADADPRANRHIRTLAIVMALIATPGQWIESLRDARKNYNYDELLQTAVQSTGATEFLINDYAILANLRLYDSDARIVHQIMPAAGSMPLTNPAMLWTGDDDAEQMLLFARGLGACPAEPSPHTYMMRADRGQDPLLVHYQDLKTDCEPAG
- a CDS encoding glucokinase, with protein sequence MSHQGQQAQALPFPILIGDIGGTNARFAIVESADKEAGEPRIVQTASYASIDDAILAVLDGSPIRPRSAVLAVAGPVEGEEIALTNCPWVVRPRQMFSTIGLSDILVLNDFEAQALAVVALGDEHMEKIGGGEPEQGAGRVVLGPGTGLGVAGLIHALGRWIPVPGEGGHMDIGPRSSRDFEVFPHIEKLEGRISGEQILCGRGLVNTYRAVALADGETPTLTHPAQVTAAALAGTDPIAVEALELFVTCLGRTAGDLALVFKSKGGVFLTGGIAQKIVPALKKGNFREAFEDKAPHRELMASMPVYVITHPLAALAGLAAYARTPDLFGIETGDRRWRV
- a CDS encoding SDR family oxidoreductase; this translates as MSEQKVFIFGAGYSGKAFARQAPADVAISGTTRSPDKFAALEAAGIEPLLFDGKLTPEIRAKLAETTQLVISAAPGDAGDPVLDVALDTILHHMPRLRWIGYLSTVGVYGDYGGKWIDEAAACHPKSGRSQARLEAENQWHDLGEKAGRPVAILRLSGIYGPGRNAFVNLENGTAKRLVKQDQVFNRIHVDDIAGALWHLIEADRGGVFNVTDNEPAPPQDVVAYAAKLMGVEAPPEIPFETAQLSPMARSFYGENKRVANTEIRATGYDFRYPNYRAAFDRMWAEGSWRGEGDGDKRSPMRQQ
- a CDS encoding complex I NDUFA9 subunit family protein, yielding MTEILQTPQLVTVFGGSGFLGRHVVRALAKRGYLVRVACRRPDLAGHVQPLGNVGQIQPVQANLRVRWSVDRAVQGASHVVNLVGILHESGRQRFSTVQEFGARAVAEAARAAGATLTHVSALGADEKSASLYAQTKARGERAVQDTLPDAVIYRPSIVFGPEDGFFNRFANMARFSPFLPLIGGGETRFQPIYVGDVAEAVARAVDGKVKGGTIYEIGGPQVLSFRECMEEILEVVDRKRGLVAVPWWVANMQASVLGMLPNPLLTKDQVLLLRSDNVVSKAAQEEGRTIAAVGIAPKTTASILPSYLWRYRSAGQFTRRTEA
- a CDS encoding methylglyoxal synthase, which gives rise to MTPALRLALIAHDQKKDDMVAFAGDHQEFLKTCHIVATGTTGQRILASCPELNLTPLKSGPLGGDQQIGALISEGQIDALIFFVDPLTPMPHDVDVKALTRLAIVYDIPMALNRSTAEIMLENQENG
- the mepA gene encoding penicillin-insensitive murein endopeptidase, whose translation is MTAFFSGFPGKVARLAMAVATLGLVGLDMQAASASELAKDLFGGKKLPAATAPHSYGFYSKGCFSGGVAIATDGPTWQAMRLSRNRRWGHPKMIALIEKLSRDATQDGWPGLLVGDISQPRGGPMLSGHASHQIGLDADIWLTPMPDRRLSPTERENMSAVSMVNEKTHLVIDKRWTPAHTRLLERAASYPEVERILVNPGIKKKLCDTVTGDRSWLRKVRPFWGHDYHFHVRIGCQAGSVGCKEQDPTPRGDGCDKSLAWWFTEEPWRPATGPAKPKARDIMTMASMPKECRAVLNAPSPVNEAAVTYHGPGGSEYAATPAPAAPAVAETPVITDPGTPASANAFAPRPPADIPLPRPRPANK
- a CDS encoding glutathione S-transferase family protein codes for the protein MLTLFHHPMFATCRFIRLAFGEYGEELALIEEKPWTRRREFLSLNPAGTLPVLLAEGDVPIVGAMIISEYIDETRGVLKRERRLFAEDPMERAEIRRLTDWYLTKTESEVTRHLVRERVLKPHMPEAAGGGSPDSGAIRAARANIRQHMKYTNWLAGTRHWLAGPRITYADLAAAASLSVLDYLGEIDWREYSSAREWYTRVKSRPSFRPLLSDRVRGLTPASHYADLDF
- the queG gene encoding tRNA epoxyqueuosine(34) reductase QueG is translated as MRTSTSDKALRQLIEREATRAGFAAVAVTRPDAIPLAPARLAQFVSEGLHGSMAWMEETLERRAAPSVLWPEVRSIVVLAMNYGPDGDPRALQAMADRGAISVYARNRDYHDVIKGRLKEIAGKIVSRAGGDVKVFVDTAPVMEKPLAEAAGLGWQGKHTNLVSREFGSWLFLGTIFTTAELESDDAEGDHCGSCRACLDACPTDAFPAPYRIDARRCISYLTIENKGPIPAEFREKIGNRIYGCDDCLAACPWNKFAQAASEAKLAARDDLREPRLAELLALDDAGFRALFSGSPVKRVGRDRFVRNVLIAAGNSADASLAGPCRALLTDASPLVRGAAIWALSRLDPGAAFSALAQQALKSETETDVVAEWRAALAGQAGTGAQA
- a CDS encoding ABC transporter ATP-binding protein, with the translated sequence MTIDQNQTPKAAQSEIVGVIKRVAAENGRDYARHYTLAAVFLLTIAGTTAFTAWIMRDVVNQIFYERRADLILPICLSIIAAFGLRGIATYGQAVTLAKVGNNLIARYQRRVFDHLMNLGMDFFSSQRSAQLIAQVNQNVSGVRDLLNILVTSIARDAVSLVALVGVMIYQDPMLSLLAFLIGPPLVFAVDYLVRRLRRLNREAILVGARLFGSMQEAVQGMAIVKAFTMEDQLAKRMSHLVSDVEARSNKIARVSERLSPISDVLAGFVIAAVIGYAGYRSVFDQQPPGAVISFITSLILAYDPARRLARTQVGLESALVNARMLYEILDTEPRQEDAPDAREISVRKGEIRFDNVSFGYGDDVPVLRDLSFTAAGGKTTAIVGASGAGKSTLIALMQRFYDLDGGRIVIDGQDIATVTKRSLRQSIAYVSQHPYLFEGTIADNIRYGRPDATDQDIRYAAKQAFADDFILEQPDGYDTAVGESGSTLSGGQRQRVSIARALVRNAPILLLDEATSALDNESEARVQAALATATQGRTTIVIAHRLSTVINADHIVVLEQGRLVEQGTHAELMADPSSIYARFHNLHDEAALGLVDDTVETA
- a CDS encoding sulfite exporter TauE/SafE family protein, translating into MQALAALLPEGLDPVIAVLLVIASAFTSALTAAFGVGGGIAMLTLMGLFVPVAALIPVHGAVQLGSNTGRAWHQRANVRMDVAAPFIAGSVVGAIIGAFVVIQLPDALLKLVLGAFVIAITWTKIPGIEKLTRAGLAVASVVVALLGMLVGATGPLVSVLFAQFFANDRKALVATHAAGMVAQHGLKIVVFGLAGFAFAEWMPLIAAMIVSGFLGTVYGTRLLERMPEESFRKWFKIAITVLALDLSRRGLMGLG
- a CDS encoding undecaprenyl-diphosphate phosphatase, encoding MDSQIIDALLLGLLEGLTEFIPVSSTGHILLAGHFLGFESTGKTFEILIQLGAILAILSVYSARLWRMLIDLPRDPGTQRFVAGILIAFLPAAVIGALAHDFIKTVLFESPRLICTMLILGGIVLLFVDKLDLKPRYGDVTKFPLSVYLKIGLFQCLAMIPGTSRSGATIVGSLLMGVEKRAAAEFSFFLAMPTMAGAFAYDLYKNRGILSASDLPIIGIGFIAAFITALFVVRHLLDYVSRNGYALFGWWRLLIGGVGLIALMVWG